In the Naumovozyma dairenensis CBS 421 chromosome 4, complete genome genome, one interval contains:
- the ERG25 gene encoding methylsterol monooxygenase (similar to Saccharomyces cerevisiae ERG25 (YGR060W); ancestral locus Anc_4.206) — protein MSLVFNNATLVDLVRTDTYAGTLRNIAQAQPALNIMEKYWAAWYTYMNNDILATGLMFFLLHEFVYFFRCLPWFIIDQIPYFRRWKLQPTKIPSTKEQLYCLKAVLLSHFLVEAIPIWTFHPMCQKLGISIEVPFPSVKRMTLEIMLFFVLEDMWHYWGHRLFHYGVFYKYIHKQHHRYAAPFGLSAEYAHPVETMTLGFGTVGMPILYVMYTGQLHLFTLCIWITLRLFQAVDSHSGYDFPFSLNKFMPFWAGAEHHDLHHHYFIGNYASSFRWWDFCLDTEAGPEAKLAREERMKRKAETAAKKRS, from the coding sequence ATGTCCTTAGTATTTAACAATGCCACACTAGTAGATCTAGTACGCACTGACACTTATGCAGGTAcattaagaaatattgCTCAAGCACAACCAGCTTTGAATATTATGGAAAAATACTGGGCAGCTTGGTATACTTATATGAACAATGATATACTAGCGACAGGTTTAATGTTCTTTTTATTACATGaatttgtatattttttcagATGCTTACCATGGTTCATCATCGACCAAATCCCATATTTCAGAAGATGGAAGTTACAACCAACAAAAATTCCAAGCacaaaagaacaattaTACTGTTTGAAAGCAGTTTTACTATCTCATTTCCTTGTTGAAGCTATCCCAATTTGGACTTTCCATCCAATGTGTCAAAAATTAGGTATTAGCATTGAAGTCCCATTCCCATCCGTCAAAAGAATGACTTTAGAAATTATGTTATTCTTTGTGTTAGAAGATATGTGGCATTACTGGGGCCACCGTTTATTCCATTACGGTGTCTTCTACAAATATATTCACAAGCAACATCACAGATATGCTGCTCCATTCGGTTTATCTGCTGAATATGCTCATCCCGTTGAAACAATGACTTTAGGTTTCGGTACCGTCGGTATGCCAATCCTTTACGTCATGTACACTGGTCAATTACATCTTTTTACCTTATGTATTTGGATTACATTAAGATTATTCCAAGCTGTCGATTCTCATTCTGGTTATGATTTCCCATTCTCATTGAATAAGTTCATGCCATTCTGGGCTGGCGCTGAACATCATGATTTACATCATCACTACTTTATTGGTAATTACGCTTCTTCTTTCAGATGGTGGGATTTCTGTTTGGACACTGAAGCTGGTCCAGAAGCTAAACTAGCAAGAGAAGAAAGAATGAAGAGAAAGGCTGAAACAGCCGCCAAGAAGAGATCTTAA
- the NDAI0D04130 gene encoding uncharacterized protein (similar to Saccharomyces cerevisiae RSC1 (YGR056W) and RSC2 (YLR357W); ancestral locus Anc_4.196), with protein MSEAQDPKWLRKFLKAQYVGVYQLKDSQGNEIYHIFETCPPKNEYPDYYEMIKKPVSLNTLKKRVPHYNEPQEFVRDIVQIQWNAKTYNTKDSIIYEYATILDNYIKEEIIPTLKEYFSEVRYPYLGPLPDPADEQEQLKYKKEDDEQAILEAKPIVEEKKKRKRRTRREIEEDERRQRNIKNGIIDQHDTSIEPESRPASRLGSEMDEPPNGNKVPRLDSLKNFSAYSPMSEPQSRSTTPQIEDNSPYIRPSKPKRHIKRGRPPVIDLPYVQRIKLVLKNLRREVDDTGAPITQDFMRLPDDPSYNTVIQFPMCLDEIKKKIKKRAYKDFESFQYDFILMVRNYKSFYRSNPIAIEKANDLENRFNLFAKQELSKPDTDYMPGGELRLPLDSVEYNGVMYNIGDWVLIKNPNDPNKPIIGQIFRFWSTPNGEKWLNSCWYYRPEQTVHRVDRIFYKNEVMKTGQYRDNLIQDVVGKCFVVHFTRFQRGNPVGYEGPLFVCEFRYNESDRAFNKIRTWRACNPEEIRDQEEITTPIPGRKFFKYPSPLRHLLPPNATEHDPVPTATPGVQNAPPLIGAVYLRPKQERDDLGEYSTSDDCPRHIIRPGEAHKPGIIDMDTGTISFSSTNTSMPKISSSSMTHILEAREPSVSSTTRNFNNVPQPNKMNTEANNHPLQSSLANVSSSTVISRIMGNGPLTVQKLKMIENFRLRQQIDQRQQMKKAQASKYNKTTNLGNLIEQVSKTDSTPILIDAPSTYVLPVSITKHIEAVQRTDDNNHIRLVESSKDETNITKNERGNVLWFRGPSISIKERLFNSGNEYTQSPLNRWVKQYKRQKLDTVNTTNLNMDFEEVEESITQGKTDADADADADADADATNDEDDISSDEESTSLTCTYPLGLRPSTAYMARKLRLFQDTINNLSS; from the coding sequence ATGTCCGAAGCTCAAGATCCTAAATGGTTACGCAAGTTTTTGAAAGCCCAATATGTCGGGGTATATCAATTAAAGGACTCACAAGgtaatgaaatatatcatatttttgaaacatgTCCTCCAAAAAACGAGTACCCAGATTACTATGAGATGATTAAGAAACCTGTCTCTTTAAAcactttgaaaaaaagagTGCCCCATTATAATGAGCCTCAGGAATTCGTTAGAGATATCGTTCAAATACAATGGAATGCCAAAACTTATAATACTAAGGATTCCATTATTTATGAATACGCTACCATTTTGgataattatattaaagaGGAAATAATACCTACTTTAAaggaatatttttcagaGGTTAGATATCCATATTTAGGACCATTACCTGATCCAGCagatgaacaagaacagctaaaatacaaaaaagaagatgatgaacaGGCAATTCTAGAGGCCAAACCAATCgtagaagaaaagaagaaaaggaaaagaagaacacGTAGAGAAATCGAGGAAGATGAAAGAAgacaaagaaatataaagaatggAATTATAGATCAACATGATACATCCATAGAACCAGAATCAAGACCAGCATCTAGATTGGGATCTGAAATGGATGAACCTCCTAATGGGAATAAAGTACCGAGATTGGattctttgaagaatttcAGTGCATACTCTCCTATGTCTGAACCACAATCACGTTCCACAACACCTCAAATAGAGGATAATTCACCGTATATCAGACCTTCTAAACCTAAGAGACATATCAAACGTGGGAGACCGCCCGTTATTGACTTACCTTATGTacaaagaattaaattagttttaaaaaatttaagaaGGGAAGTTGATGACACTGGAGCACCTATAACGCAAGATTTTATGCGATTACCAGATGATCCAAGTTATAATACAGTGATACAATTCCCAATGTGTCTTGAtgaaataaagaagaaaatcaaaaaacGTGCATACAAAGATTTTGAATCCTTCCAATACGATTTCATTTTAATGGTGAGAAATTATAAATCGTTTTATAGAAGTAATCCAATAGCCATTGAAAAGGCAaatgatttggaaaatagATTTAATTTATTCGCTAAACAAGAGTTATCTAAACCAGATACAGATTATATGCCAGGGGGTGAACTAAGATTACCGTTGGATTCAGTGGAATATAATGGTGTCATGTATAATATCGGGGATTGGGTATTGATAAAAAATCCAAATGACCCTAATAAACCCATAATTGGACAAATCTTTAGATTTTGGAGTACCCCAAATGGTGAAAAATGGTTAAACTCATGTTGGTATTATCGACCTGAACAAACGGTTCATAGAGTAGATAGGATATTCTATAAAAATGAAGTTATGAAGACTGGTCAATATAGAGATAATTTAATCCAAGACGTAGTGGGAAAATGTTTTGTGGTTCATTTTACAAGATTTCAACGTGGTAATCCCGTAGGGTATGAAGGTCCTCTTTTCGTTTGTGAATTTCGTTACAATGAAAGTGATAGGGCTTTCAACAAGATTAGAACTTGGAGAGCGTGTAACCCTGAAGAAATCCGTGATCAAGAGGAAATAACGACGCCCATTCCAGGAagaaaattctttaaatatcCATCGCCATTAAGACATTTATTACCACCCAATGCCACTGAACATGACCCTGTTCCAACTGCTACACCTGGTGTACAGAACGCTCCACCATTAATTGGGGCAGTATATTTAAGACCAAAACAAGAGCGCGATGATCTAGGTGAATATTCGACTTCTGATGATTGTCCTCGTCATATTATTAGGCCAGGCGAAGCTCATAAACCAGGTATCATTGATATGGATACCGGgacaatatcattttcttcaacaaataCATCGATGCCAAAAATAAGTAGTTCGTCTATGACACATATATTAGAAGCCAGAGAACCTTCTGTTAGTTCAACTACACGAAATTTCAATAACGTACCACAACCGAATAAAATGAATACAGAAGCGAATAACCATCCTTTACAATCATCCCTTGCGAACGTCTCGTCGTCGACTGTTATTTCACGGATCATGGGTAATGGACCTCTGACAGTacagaaattgaaaatgattgaaAACTTTAGACTAAGGCAACAAATAGATCAAAGGcaacaaatgaaaaaggCACAAGCTTCAAAATATAACAAGACTACAAATTTAGGAAATCTTATTGAACAAGTATCTAAAACTGATTCAACTCCAATATTGATTGATGCACCATCAACATATGTTCTCCCAGTGTCGATCACAAAGCATATTGAAGCTGTACAAAGAactgatgataataatcataTAAGATTGGTTGAATCATCTAAGGATGAGACAAATATAACGAAAAATGAGAGAGGAAACGTGTTATGGTTCAGAGGTCCAAGCATATCTATCAAAGAACGGTTATTCAATAGCGGAAATGAATATACACAGTCGCCCTTAAATAGATGGGTTAAGCAATACAAAAGACAAAAACTTGATACTGTAAATACTACTAATTTAAATATGgattttgaagaagttgaagaatCAATTACGCAAGGCAAAACTGATGCTGATGCTGATGCTGATGCTGATGCTGATGCTGATGCTactaatgatgaagatgacatTTCTTCTGATGAGGAGAGTACGTCGTTAACCTGTACCTATCCCCTGGGTTTACGTCCATCAACGGCATATATGGCAAGGAAATTAAGGCTATTTCAAGATACTATTAATAATCTGTCAAGTtga
- the PEF1 gene encoding Pef1p (similar to Saccharomyces cerevisiae PEF1 (YGR058W); ancestral locus Anc_4.203): MGKKKLNYAAGDDLLLFATPKEAMEESRRRILEDKIRRRQRDERITSAPVVNSPHEQTQQLQQTNSPQLIQRQPLQYRNTQPLPVHQHHPPLPNHLPLGQPNVRSNRPIPPPSNMSQVPILAPTTNEYGGRPIHHALPYVRHSSSSPTSRKSPTPDAPHRVANDPNKDVQIAVQLFNNHDIRKRGRLTAEELQNLLQNDDNSRFCISSIDSLINLFGATRFGTVNQQEFVSLYKRVKIWRKVYVDNDINGSCTISSAEFYNSLQQLEYLIPFEVCEKFFDQFAEFINENNFSKELKFDKFVEALVWLLRLTKVFRNFDSDQNGIAQVHYKDFIEMTLYLGRFLPH; encoded by the coding sequence ATGGGtaagaagaagttgaatTATGCTGCTGGAGATGACTTGCTTCTATTTGCTACTCCAAAGGAAGCAATGGAAGAAAGCAGACGCCGAATATTAGAGGATAAAATAAGGAGACGACAAAGAGATGAAAGGATTACTTCTGCTCCTGTTGTTAATTCACCACATGAACAGACGCAACAACTACAACAAACCAACAGTCCACAGTTAATACAGCGGCAACCTTTGCAGTATAGGAATACTCAACCACTACCGGTGCATCAACATCACCCGCCCTTACCAAACCATCTACCACTTGGACAGCCGAATGTGCGGTCTAACAGACCAATACCACCACCATCCAATATGTCACAAGTCCCAATTCTCGCACCTACAACTAATGAGTATGGTGGCCGCCCTATACACCACGCTTTACCCTATGTGAGacattcttcatcttcccCAACAAGTAGAAAATCTCCAACTCCAGATGCTCCACATAGGGTGGCAAATGACCCCAACAAAGATGTTCAAATTGCTGTTCAATTGTTCAATAATCATGATATTAGGAAAAGAGGGCGTTTAACTGCAGAAGAGCTACAGAATTTATTACagaatgatgataattctAGATTTTGTATATCTTCcattgattcattaattaatttatttggaGCAACAAGATTCGGGACAGTTAATCAACAAGAATTTGTCTCGCTATATAAAAGAGTAAAAATATGGAGAAAAGTATATGtagataatgatatcaaTGGGAGTTGTACGATATCTTCAGCGGAATTCTATAATTCTCTACAACAATTAGAGTACTTGATACCCTTTGAGGTTTGTGAGAAGTTTTTCGATCAATTTGCCGAgtttattaatgaaaacaatttttcaaaagagttgaaatttgataaatttgtgGAAGCATTGGTTTGGTTATTAAGACTAACTAAGGTTTTCCGGAATTTTGATTCTGATCAAAATGGTATTGCCCAAGTTCATTATAAagattttattgaaatgaCTCTTTATCTTGGTCGTTTTTTACCTCATTGA
- the SPR3 gene encoding septin SPR3 (similar to Saccharomyces cerevisiae SPR3 (YGR059W); ancestral locus Anc_4.204), translated as MNTQSFVENDDTDCPQNFQDYLTGFFEMRKLRLLNAELNNPTSNQKQNKTKLLPTKKDYVYQKIMPGYHVGIDNIPKQLERITRNKGTNFNLLVAGQSGTGKTTLVNTLFGQTIINNQENESLTSCCGISKKKMIIEADDTQLNLTIIETPSYGNKTNNSMSWIPLVNYVDEQIRSYIFQEEQPYREHLQDNRIHCCLYLLEPNLRKLNKLDLITMKELSKRVNLIPVINKVDILNPNMLKDLKIQVKYTLDNRGVSICQFLTEFNNENGVEFDDIRTQYPFGVISSDKQILNNSGKLVLGRKYKWGIIEVDNSEFSDFLKLKQFLINDYMVDLVKSTESYYESCRSELLQTRILKARDYSNYNAEEYDKQASSPLTPISIPPDSLEELKELDYDDIENNKLKNYKCYEIFNKKLMDKIYIDWSPEFMERQFLFKKKFNEIINLEEKKFFKWAQALKKKQTVLNKEITTMAKQVEFLEGECRNLERMVLVDKKGGFYSNNSSTTLVGFHFKR; from the coding sequence ATGAATACGCAATCTTTTGtagaaaatgatgatactgACTGTCCACAAAACTTCCAAGACTATTTAACAGGGTTTTTCGAAATGAGAAAACTTAGGTTACTAAATGCAGAGCTGAACAACCCAACATCAAACcagaaacaaaataaaactaaGCTACTTCCTACAAAGAAAGATTACGTTTACCAAAAAATAATGCCTGGATATCATGTTGGAATTGATAATATACCAAAGCAGTTGgaaagaattacaagaaataaaGGAACAAATTTCAATCTTTTGGTGGCAGGCCAATCAGGAACTGGGAAAACAACTTTAGTAAACACATTATTTGGTCAGACAATTATAAAtaatcaagaaaatgaatcatTGACGTCTTGTTGCGGTATCagtaaaaaaaagatgatTATTGAAGCAGACGATACACAATTGAACTTAACTATTATCGAAACACCATCTTATGGtaataaaacaaataattcCATGTCTTGGATACCTTTAGTTAATTATGTTGATGAACAAATCAGATCgtatatttttcaagaagaGCAGCCATATAGGGAACATTTGCAAGATAATAGGATTCATTGTTGTTTGTACCTTTTAGAGCCAAATCTTagaaaattaaacaaaCTAGActtaataacaatgaaagaattatcCAAAAGGGTCAACCTTATTCCAGTTATTAATAAAgttgatattttgaatcCCAACATGTTAAAGGACTTGAAAATTCAAGTCAAATATACTTTAGATAACCGCGGCGTTTCCATTTGTCAATTCTTAACAGAATTTAATAACGAGAATGGagttgaatttgatgatataaGAACACAATATCCATTTGGTGTAATATCCTCGGACaaacaaattttaaataaCTCGGGTAAATTAGTTTTAGGAAGGAAGTATAAATGGGGGATCATTGAAGTTGACAACTCAGAGTTTTCAGATTTTCttaaattgaaacaatttcttattaatGATTATATGGTTGATTTAGTAAAATCCACAGAAAGTTATTATGAATCATGCCGTTCTGAGTTGTTGCAAACAAGAATTTTGAAAGCAAGAGATTATTCCAATTATAATGCAGAAGAGTACGATAAACAAGCAAGCTCCCCATTGACTCCCATATCCATTCCACCAGATAGCCTAGAAGAGTTGAAAGAACTTGATTATGATGATAtcgaaaataataaactaaaaaattataagtgttatgaaatttttaacaAAAAGTTGATGGATAAAATATACATTGATTGGAGTCCGGAATTTATGGAGAGacaatttttatttaagaaaaagtttaatgaaattattaaccttgaagaaaagaaattcttTAAGTGGGCACAGgctttaaagaaaaagcaGACTGTTTTGAATAAGGaaataacaacaatggCGAAGCAAGttgaatttcttgaagGAGAATGTCGTAATTTAGAGCGCATGGTTTTGGTAGACAAGAAAGGTGGGTTCTATTCCAACAACAGTTCAACAACCCTGGTTGGATTCCACTTCAAAAGATGA
- the LST7 gene encoding Lst7p (similar to Saccharomyces cerevisiae LST7 (YGR057C); ancestral locus Anc_4.198), with product MDNILISLAHFCDKHGPRILLVTQSSQNGARSDDLLLPDYPIDSYCESCLLHFPQGNETIRSMRSTLDEKCYVTTQYSSIRYQLMNSIIRRCFSEETMVYDNMPLVFYDQLRGLNLIMGFKLYDANARGNERRYCFILTIDSKDSDAAMKILSNNWNFIIGGFFKMINHINESHNKELKNQSNERDHTNGLSPLMSNYLRGNKSKLAKNLVELTNDKNIFLKMHKWNTYLLNMLITNASPK from the coding sequence atggataatattttaatttcacTGGCACATTTTTGTGACAAACATGGTCCCCGGATTTTACTAGTAACGCAATCTAGTCAAAATGGTGCCAGGAGCGATGATTTACTTTTACCAGATTATCCAATCGATTCTTATTGTGAGTCATGCCTCTTACATTTTCCTCAAGGTAACGAAACTATACGGTCAATGCGCAGCACGTTAGATGAGAAATGCTATGTCACCACACAATACTCTTCAATACGATATCAActaatgaattcaattatTAGACGGTGCTTTTCGGAAGAGACTATGGTTTATGATAATATGCCATTGGTTTTCTATGATCAACTGCGTGGTTTAAATCTAATCATGGGATTCAAATTATATGATGCAAATGCTAGAGGGAACGAAAGAAGGTATTGTTTCATACTCACCATCGATTCCAAAGATAGTGATGCGgcaatgaaaatattgtcGAACAATTGGAATTTTATAATAGGCGGATTTTTCAAGATGATTAACCACATAAATGAGTCTCATAATAAGGAATTAAAAAACCAATCCAATGAACGGGACCATACTAATGGGCTCAGTCCTCTCATGAGTAATTATCTACGGGGAAACAAATCGAAGCTCGCAAAGAATTTGGTGGAATTGACTAATgacaaaaatatttttttaaaaatgcATAAATGGAACACATATCTACTGAACATGTTGATCACCAACGCGTCCCCGAAATGA